A region of Zeugodacus cucurbitae isolate PBARC_wt_2022May chromosome 5, idZeuCucr1.2, whole genome shotgun sequence DNA encodes the following proteins:
- the LOC128922211 gene encoding Kruppel-like factor 1 yields MDFFAAGGFQQLFSDLNDTQLHENWTDISAEEESESPLYSYNCCAEQTNESSMRLSCTNDPYILAEMPSEKMRVELQVDWEESMVELNNNTYEEQTTNTDYTESEGNNEQHLQLSLDRLLSSPPEVSIKDPAPNSPTEPTNYQTLTTQSYSEPEYQNDSSPVSIDSTIVVEFETAAFITREMAEWEEKFLDNYIEIPELIDFLPEKTPLCTDTCDHFLHESSKNLKLHRKARTTKRTNESGCQAEAAAAAGYPCTFGNCDKIYAKPAHLKAHLRRHMGEKPYTCDWPACTWKFSRSDELARHRRSHSGVKPYKCSYCMKCFARSDHLTKHRKVHERRLLAASKAGKTIDGVLAHSVFTVRPGRKRKNQL; encoded by the coding sequence ATGGATTTCTTTGCCGCTGGCGGTTTCCAACAACTATTCAGCGATTTAAATGACACGCAGCTGCATGAAAACTGGACGGATATCAGTGCTGAAGAGGAGAGTGAATCGCCGCTTTACAGTTACAATTGCTGCGCAGAGCAAACAAATGAAAGCAGCATGCGACTCTCCTGCACGAATGATCCTTACATACTTGCTGAGATGCCGAGTGAGAAAATGAGAGTGGAATTGCAAGTGGATTGGGAAGAAAGCATGGTGGAATtgaacaacaacacatatgagGAGCAAACAACGAACACAGACTACACGGAAAGTGAAGGAAACAATGAGCAACATCTGCAGCTTTCGCTGGATCGACTGCTGAGCTCGCCACCTGAGGTCTCAATAAAGGACCCTGCACCCAATTCACCTACGGAGCCTACGAACTACCAAACATTAACTACTCAAAGTTACAGTGAACCAGAATATCAGAACGACAGTAGTCCCGTTAGCATAGATTCCACAATTGTGGTGGAGTTCGAGACGGCTGCCTTCATAACACGCGAAATGGCTGAGTGGGAGGAGAAGTTTCTGGATAACTATATTGAAATACCAGAGCTCATCGACTTTCTACCTGAGAAGACCCCACTTTGCACTGATACCTGCGATCATTTTCTACACGAAAGTTCGAAAAATCTAAAACTGCATCGCAAAGCGCGCACTACAAAACGCACGAATGAGTCCGGTTGTCAAGCTgaagccgccgccgccgccggtTATCCATGCACTTTTGGCAATTGCGATAAGATTTACGCGAAACCTGCACACCTGAAAGCACATCTGCGGCGTCATATGGGTGAAAAGCCCTACACCTGTGATTGGCCTGCGTGTACGTGGAAGTTTTCACGTTCCGATGAGTTGGCACGCCATCGGCGTTCGCATTCGGGTGTGAAACCCTACAAGTGTAGTTATTGTATGAAATGTTTTGCACGCTCCGATCATCTAACGAAGCATCGCAAGGTGCACGAGCGGCGTCTGTTGGCGGCGAGTAAGGCTGGAAAGACGATCGATGGTGTGCTAGCGCATAGTGTATTCACGGTGCGACCGGGACGTAAGCGAAAAAATCAGTTATAA